The window tgttttttctatcgaaaaatgtcaaaattgatcatttttggcttatttatacttagtccagtcataaaggacctctatgtatacattttgacttacttggatcaaaatttcaatgatttgtatagtcatgactctcatgttgaaaaatcgaaaattttaaaaaaatgtttttcctatcgaaaaatgtcaaatttgatcatcttgggcttatttatacttagcccagtcataaaggacctctatgtatacattggtacttacttggatcaaaattttaatgatttttaaagtcatgactctcatgttgaaaaatcgaaaattttcaaaaaatgttttttctatcgaaaaatgtcaaatttgatcatttttggcttatatatacttagtccagtcataaaggacctctatgtatacattttgacttacttggatcaaaatttcaatgatttgtatagtcatgcctccatgttgaaaaatcgaaaattttaagaaaagttttttctatcgaaaaatgtcaaatttgatcatttttggcttatttatacttagtccagtcataaaggacctctatgtatacattttgacttacttggatcaaaatttcaatgatttgtatagtcatgactctcatgttgaaaaatcgaaaattttcaaaaattgttttttctatcgaaaaattccaaatttgatcatttttggcttatttctacttagtccagtcataaaggacctctttgtatacattttgacttacttggatcaaaatttcaatgatttgtatagtcatgacatttaattgtaaaatcggaaattttaaaaaaaagttttttctatcgaaaaatgtcaaatttgatcattttgggcttatttattcttagttcagtcttaaaggacctctatgtatacattttgacctacttggttcaaaatttcaatgatttgtatagtcatgactctaatgttgaaaaatcgaaaattttcataaaatgttttttctatcgaaaaatgtcaaaattgatcatttttggcttatttatacttagtccagtcataaaggacctctatgtatacattttgacttacttggatcaaaatttcaatgatttgtatagtcatgactctcatgttgaaaaatcgaaaatttgcaaaaaatgttttttctatcgaaaaatgtcaaatttgatcatctttggcttatttatacttagtccagtcataaaggacctctatgtatacattttgacttacttggatcaaaatttcaatgatttgtatagtcatgactctcatgttgaaaaatcgaaaattttaagaaaagttttttctatcgaaaaatgtcaaatttgatcatttttggcttatttatacttagtccagtcataaaggacctctatgtatacattttgacttacttagatcaaaatttcaatgatttgtatagtcatgactctaatgttgaaaaatcgaaaattttcataaaatgttttttctatcgaaaaatgtcaaatttgatcatttttggcttatttctacttagtccagtcataaaggacctctatgtatacattttgccttacttagatcaaaatttcaatgatttgtatagtcatgactctcatgttgaaaaatcgaaaattttcaaaaaatgttttttctatcgaaaaatgtcaaattttatcatttttggcttatttatacttagtccagtcataagggacctctatgtatacattttgacttacttggaccaaaatttcaatgatttgtatagtcatgatgtGCGATGGTCCAAACTTATACACCGCACTTGTGAGTTCATAACTTCTCGAAGGAccgttgaaataaaaattaaagaaaacacaatgttaagaattttgaaaacttatattATTCTTAACTCATCTGATAATTCTGGTTAACAACTTTATACAGCTTTTAtttctaacaactttttttactaACAACTCAAAAACCAGaacaatactaaaaaaaatgaacatggtttttaaacttaaaattaaacaacttatataactttttgaataacaaaatttgcaaaaacaagGCTGAAGCGGGGGCATCATAGCGTTGAACCTTGCTTTTgcaaacttataaatattgacataaTTCATTGAGATGGCAGTAGTGACATAATTTTGCCCATCTCAATGATTATGCTACAGAGTGACCCAACATACTCCCCCCATTGAAATGTTTAACATTTCAATCCACAGGAAGAGGACACACCTTTGTAATTGGACGAACATATGAATTGCCGTCTTTAGTTTTAAGCCGTATGGAGCGAACAAGCCCGTCACGACTTTTTATAACCTCCATTACTTTAGCTAAAGGCCAGTGTGATGGAGGAGCATTATCGTCCTTAATTAATACCAAAGTGTCCTCTTTTATATTTGGGGTCTTCTGGAGCCACTTGGACCTCTGTTGTAGAGTATTTAGGTATTCACTACCCCATCTCTTCCAGAATGTTTGCTTTATATGGATGATCTGATTCCAAAACGTTAATTTATCGATTGGGGTATCAGAAACATCATTTTCTGGTAAGGAGATGAAggaatcatttattaaaaagtgtCCTGGGGTTAAACAAGCAAAATTGCTAGGATCACTTGACAGTGGACAGAGTGGTCTGGAATTTATAATACCTTCAATTTCACACAGGATTGTATTTAATTCTTCGTAGGTAAGATTAGTTTTACCAACTAGCCGTTTTAAGTGAAATTTGACCATCCTAATGCCCGATTCCCATAAACCCCCCCAGTTTGGGGAGAAGGGTGGTATAAAGTTCCAGTCCACTCCCTCCTTTAACATAGTTTCATGAATGGTTGAGACACTTGCCTTTTCATTAAACAATCTATATAATTCATTGAGCTCGTTATTTGCTCCACGAAAATTTGTCCCATTGtcactaaatattttttgacatctaCCTCTTCTTGCAATGAATCTCttcaaagcatttaaaaaagttttagtagaCATATCAGAAACTAGCTCTAAATGTAAAGCCTTAGTTACCATgcacacaaacaaacatatgTAACCTTTCGTTATTAACGGTTTCCTAACGCGACTCTGCTTGACCGCTATAGGTCCTCCATAATCGAGTCCTACATGTAAAAACGGTCGTACCGGAGATACACGTACTGAAGGAAGATCAGCCATAATTTGAGTAGAGGAAGATGCTGCGAATCGAAAGCATCGAACACATTTATGTATGACTTGCCGCACTACACTACGCCCATTTATTAACCACACTCTATTTCGAAGTGACGCCAATGTCAATTGAGCACCTGCATGCAACAATTTTTCATGCTCCCAGACTATTAACAGCTTAGTAATGTGACTATTAGGCGGAATAATCATAGGAAACTTTTGGCTTGTATTAATAATGGAGCAGTAGTTTAATCTACCACCTACCCTTAAAATACCCTCTTTATCAATAAagggatttaaaaattttaatttacttgatTTTAAATTAGGTACATAATTAGGATCGTCTTTTACTTTATTGAACAACATTATTTCATTCGAGAAATATTCTTGTTGAACGATTCTAAAAATACCGTTAAAAGATTCGGTTAATTCCGAAACTTTAAGAAATTCAGATCGCCTACAACCTTTATTGACGAGTTttgcattaaaacaaaaacgtaAAACGTACGCAAAACTTCTTTGTAGACGATAGAAACAAGAGAATGTTTCAAACCACATCAAAAAGTCATTGTCTTTGCATTGACTGATGTGAGATGAGCATGCTTTTGGTTTCGCCTCTGGCGGGTCcggaatatcatttatatttccACCAGTGggccaaaattttttatctaatgcCAACCACGTAGGTCCATTCCACCAAAGTTCGTGGGCACCTAACAAACTAGGATCTATGCCCCTAGAAACAACATCAGCAGGATTTTCGGATGAAATAACGTGATTCCAATGATCCCCTGGACATAACTCTTGGATTTCCGAGACTCTGTTGGCTACGAACACATTCCAACGAGAAGCTTCTGAACGAATCCATGCCAAAGCAATCATAGAATCAGTCCAAAAGTATGCCTGCTCTATTTTAACAGTTAATGCTTGACGAACAGTTTTCATGAATCGAGCTGAAAGTACGCACGCGCACAGCTCAAGTCGTGGCAGTGAAATAGGTTTAATCGGAGCTACGCGAGACTTTGCACAAATCAATCTCACGAGAGAGTACCCGTTACTGTCCACAGATTTCAAGTAAATAGCGCAACCGTAGGCTTTGGTAGAGCTATCACTAAAACCATGTAGTTCAAACTTGACTGCatgtgaaatcaaaattaaacgaGGAATAGTGAGTTTCCGTAGTTCGAATAATTTACCCTTAAGAGGGATCCACAATTCAAGAATATCATTTGGAACTTTATCGTCCCATTCCACTTTTGAACGCCAAATCATTTGCATTATAATTTTGGCGGATACACAAGCTGGAGCCATTAATCCGAGAGGatcgaatagtttggctatactTGATAAGATTTCACGCTTTGTGACCTTTGATTCCCTTAAATCATCCGGTACCAATATTTGAAACGCGTCAATACCAGGGTTCCAAACCAATCCGAGAGTCTTGATTGACGAACATCCATCAGAAAATTGGAATGAACACTTTTCACGGTTCTCTTCCGGAATTCTGTTAAGCACATTTTCATAATTCGAGTACCACTTATGGAGCTTGAATTGTCCTTTTCCTAATAACGAAATCAGTTCGTCTTGTAACCGAAAGGCTTTATCGAAGTCCTCAGCACCCGTTAAAATGTCATCAACATATGAATTTAGCTCAATAGCCCGAGATGCCAGAGGGAAAGAACTTCCTTCATCTTCAACTAATTTTAAGAGGCATCTTGTTGCTAAGAAACTGGCAGACGCAGTGCCGTATGTAACTCTACTCAGTTGTAAACATCGGATATTTTCTTCCGGGGAATCTCGCCATAATATACGTTGAAGGCTctgaaaattatcttttaccTTTATTTGCCTATACATCATAGCTATGTCTGATATAATCGCAACGATAAAACAACGAAATCGTATAAGAACGGTTAGTAAGTCAGACTGAACCACGGGTCCAACTAACATGATATCATTTAGGCTTACACCTGTTGATGAAGGAGCAGACGCGTTGAAAACTACACGCAGTTTCGTGGTTGAGCTGCTATCTTTCAAGACAGCATGATGCGGCATGTAGTATTCATGTTTGTCAGATAAATGTTCCGGAAAACGCTTAATTTCCGTTCCATGCCCAAGagacaaaaattcatttataaaagttttatatttttcgaaaaactcaGGGTTTTTGGCGAACTTTCTCTCTAATGACAAGAAGCAACGATAGGCAAAATTATAAGAATCACCCAAAGTGTTAATTCTATCCATAAAAATAGGTAAATCTACTTCGTATCTACCATCTGAATCACGAGATACAGattcaagaaataatttttcacaaagttTTTCCTCAGCCGAACGTATTGGCTTTGAGGAATATTCTTCCAGCTTCCAAAAACCggtcattatttcatttatattatttgtagtaGTCACCAATGAAGTGAAAGTGTTTTCATTTACAGAATTGAATTCTTTCTGTAGATTTATATTACCGCCTAGAATCCAACCAAGGCTAGTATTTTGTAAAGTAGGGCTATTTTGGCCCAAAtcaattttaccttttttcaaaagtttgtaaaataagCTGGTACCGATTAACATATCTATAGGCCCAGACAAATTAAAGTTTGGATCGGCCAAATTAATAAAAGATGGCCACTTAATAAGCTGCTTTTTGAAGCTACGTTTCGGCAAATTATCcgtaatattttccaaaacacCAAATTCTGCTTTAAATTGAAAGTTGGTGGTTCTAGATTCTATGTTCAAAGAAACAACAGAATTAACAGGAGTATTACTACCTCCTACACCCATAACCAACCAATTTGTGTGCCTTACTGGAAtatccaattttttcaaaactatagcAGACACAAAATTACGCTCACTCGCGCTATCGAGTAAAGCGCGACATGCTAATTTGCTACCATTATCGGCAACAACGTTTACTATTGCAGTAGAAAGCAATATTGTATGTTGCTGATAGTTATTAACTTTGCTAATAAACGAAAGCGAAGAGCATGATGCAATACCTTCTTGCGGTTCAGTACGACTGATCGTATTTTTAGACAATACATCCGAAGAAGTATCTACTTGACCCTGAGATTCTTTTCGCTCATTAAGTTGATTCGGTACACCATGCAGTGACCAATGATGATTTTGAAGACAACGTTTACAGACACTTTGGGAACATTTTTCCGTTTGGTGATTGCTGTTCAAACAGTTGAAACATAATTGTTTGCTTTTAACAAATTGTCGCCGACGCTTCACGTCCAGCTTTAAATATTTGTAGCATTTCACCAAAGAATGTGGTCGTGAGCAATATGGGCAACGGTTTAAATTCGAGTTGCTTTGAGGTTCTATGGTAGTACAAGAAATACTTTTCTTTTCATGTTTAGATGCATTATGTAATTTTGGTGAATAATCCTGTGATAATATTTCCCATGCTTGACAACGTTGattcaaaaattcgataaatGAATCAATAGTAGGAAATTCATCatgttttcttttcaattcaAGTTCACGATGAGATTCAAAGTCAAGTTTTTGGGACAACAAATACACCAAAAATACGTCAAAAAGGCTAGACAACTCCAGAGACTTTAATGCATTGTAATGCTGTGTAAAATCATTTACAAAAGCACGCAATCCAATGCCTGACGTTTTATTCACCTTTTGCAAATCGAATATGCCTTTTAAATGACTATTCGCGATAAGCACCTTGTTATCAAATCGCTTAACCATAGTATCCCAAGCTTTTGAATAATTAGCATCCGAACATTCGATGCTTGCTATTAGTTTAGCTGCATCACCCTTAACAGCacctttcaaataataaa is drawn from Chrysoperla carnea unplaced genomic scaffold, inChrCarn1.1, whole genome shotgun sequence and contains these coding sequences:
- the LOC123304841 gene encoding uncharacterized protein LOC123304841 — its product is MTEEEIKGWVNKRKFLKGRITNLENSVENIDAINSISDLELVLDRLNDFFKKFEDIEINLESVDEAKYKVENLSIETRYYDLSKKIRRAMEKLKDRRRTASLNDSFSRSDNQALSLPKINLPTFSGEYTGWLNFKDLFTNLIHNNSELPNIRKFYYLKGAVKGDAAKLIASIECSDANYSKAWDTMVKRFDNKVLIANSHLKGIFDLQKVNKTSGIGLRAFVNDFTQHYNALKSLELSSLFDVFLVYLLSQKLDFESHRELELKRKHDEFPTIDSFIEFLNQRCQAWEILSQDYSPKLHNASKHEKKSISCTTIEPQSNSNLNRCPYCSRPHSLVKCYKYLKLDVKRRRQFVKSKQLCFNCLNSNHQTEKCSQSVCKRCLQNHHWSLHGVPNQLNERKESQGQVDTSSDVLSKNTISRTEPQEGIASCSSLSFISKVNNYQQHTILLSTAIVNVVADNGSKLACRALLDSASERNFVSAIVLKKLDIPVRHTNWLVMGVGGSNTPVNSVVSLNIESRTTNFQFKAEFGVLENITDNLPKRSFKKQLIKWPSFINLADPNFNLSGPIDMLIGTSLFYKLLKKGKIDLGQNSPTLQNTSLGWILGGNINLQKEFNSVNENTFTSLVTTTNNINEIMTGFWKLEEYSSKPIRSAEEKLCEKLFLESVSRDSDGRYEVDLPIFMDRINTLGDSYNFAYRCFLSLERKFAKNPEFFEKYKTFINEFLSLGHGTEIKRFPEHLSDKHEYYMPHHAVLKDSSSTTKLRVVFNASAPSSTGVSLNDIMLVGPVVQSDLLTVLIRFRCFIVAIISDIAMMYRQIKVKDNFQSLQRILWRDSPEENIRCLQLSRVTYGTASASFLATRCLLKLVEDEGSSFPLASRAIELNSYVDDILTGAEDFDKAFRLQDELISLLGKGQFKLHKWYSNYENVLNRIPEENREKCSFQFSDGCSSIKTLGLVWNPGIDAFQILVPDDLRESKVTKREILSSIAKLFDPLGLMAPACVSAKIIMQMIWRSKVEWDDKVPNDILELWIPLKGKLFELRKLTIPRLILISHAVKFELHGFSDSSTKAYGCAIYLKSVDSNGYSLVRLICAKSRVAPIKPISLPRLELCACVLSARFMKTVRQALTVKIEQAYFWTDSMIALAWIRSEASRWNVFVANRVSEIQELCPGDHWNHVISSENPADVVSRGIDPSLLGAHELWWNGPTWLALDKKFWPTGGNINDIPDPPEAKPKACSSHISQCKDNDFLMWFETFSCFYRLQRSFAYVLRFCFNAKLVNKGCRRSEFLKVSELTESFNGIFRIVQQEYFSNEIMLFNKVKDDPNYVPNLKSSKLKFLNPFIDKEGILRVGGRLNYCSIINTSQKFPMIIPPNSHITKLLIVWEHEKLLHAGAQLTLASLRNRVWLINGRSVVRQVIHKCVRCFRFAASSSTQIMADLPSVRVSPVRPFLHVGLDYGGPIAVKQSRVRKPLITKGYICLFVCMVTKALHLELVSDMSTKTFLNALKRFIARRGRCQKIFSDNGTNFRGANNELNELYRLFNEKASVSTIHETMLKEGVDWNFIPPFSPNWGGLWESGIRMVKFHLKRLVGKTNLTYEELNTILCEIEGIINSRPLCPLSSDPSNFACLTPGHFLINDSFISLPENDVSDTPIDKLTFWNQIIHIKQTFWKRWGSEYLNTLQQRSKWLQKTPNIKEDTLVLIKDDNAPPSHWPLAKVMEVIKSRDGLVRSIRLKTKDGNSYVRPITKVCPLPVD